Within the Hyalangium gracile genome, the region TCCGCAGCACCGGCTTCTCTCCCGAGCGCGGCAACCGCTACGGCTACCACCTCGAGGACAACTGCTCCTCCTACGAGGACCGCTCCGGCGTCGACGCCGTCCAGAACAACAGCGACACCTGCATCGGCGTGGACACCTTCAAGTTCAACAGCTTCCCCAGCACCTTCATCGTGGAGTCCCTGGGCGCCGCCGCATGGAACTCCAAGGCCGTCAACAACGGCATGACCGTCAGCGCTGGCATCTATGGCACCGAGGAGAGCTGGGACTTCCTGGCCTACGGCGCAGGTGATGTGGACAACAAGCCGGCCAATGACAAGGCCGACTCCTGGGTCATCTCCTCCTCGGATGGACAGCTCATGGCCAACTGCCCCGCGACCGGCGCCCCCGAGAATGTCGCCGCGGGCGAGCCGTTCAACACCTACAACGACGTCAACTGCGACTGAGCTGAGCGTCCGCGGATGAAGTCTGAACCCCCGAGTGCGGCGAGGCACTCGGGGGTTTCTCTTTGCGGGCCTCGCGGGCCAGCTGCTCGCGGCTCGCTACGCCCGCGCTGAAGTGCCCAGGCACGTCACTGACTGCCGCGCTTCGTCGCTCCGCTTCCGCGCCCCTCACGCCAACCTCTCGCAATCCGGTGGCATCTACCGTTCCTCTCGCGTGGCCCGCTGATTGCTCTGCTTCCTCTTCGTTGTCCTTCCCCTTCACCCACCAACGAGGAGCACCCCATGTCCACGCGTCGTCGCCACTCCGGCTTCACCCTCATCGAGCTGATGATCGTGGTGGCCATCATCGGCATCCTGGCCGCCATCGCCATTCCCAACTTCGTCCGTTTCCAGGCACGAGCCCGCCAGTCCGAGGTGAACACCAACCTCAAGAGCCTCTTCACCGGCCTGCGCACCCAGCAGCGCATGCCCCCCCCCACCATCCGCAGCACCGGCTTCGCCCCCGAGCGCGGCAACCGCTACAGCTACCACCTCGAGGACAACTGCTCCTCCTTCGAGGACCGCTCCGGCGTCGACGCCGTCCAGAACAACTACGACACCTGCATCGGCGCGGACACCTTCAAGTTCAACAGCTTCCCCGCGGTCTTCACCGTGGAGACCCTGGCCGGCGCCACCTGGAATACGAAGGCCACCATGAACGGCATGGCCGTCAGCGCCGGCATCTACGGGGGCGTGGATGATTGGGACTTCCTGGCCTACGGCGCCGGTGACGTGGACAACACGCCTCACAACGACAAGGCCGACACCTGGCTCATCTCCTCCTCGGACGGCCAGCTGATCGTCACCTGCCCCGCGACCGGCGTCAGCGAGCACGTCTCCGCCGGCGAGCCGTTCAATGTCTACAACGACGTCAGCTGCGACTGACAGGCGTCGTTCACATGAACGGGAAGCCCCCGAGCGCGGCGAGGCGCCCAGGGGCTTCTCCTGACGGAACGGCCCGTGCCCCCACCAGGGACACGGGCCGTCGTCCTCCACACCTCTTCCCGCGGCTACAGCCCCGTGCGGCGCGCCACCGGCGGAGGCGGCACCACCGTGTAGCCCGAGGCCGAGCCGCTGTCGGTGGCCAGGCCTCCCTCCGTGAGCGGCACATGCACCTTGCAGAGCCCCGTCCGGGCGTTGCCTGTCTGATCCTTCAGCTCGAAGAGCACCCCGTACACGCGGCCATCGCCATCGCTCCGGCGCTCCGCGCGCAGCTTGAAGGTGCTCTTGCCCGTGATGACAATGTCCTCGGTGGTGCTCCCATCGCTGGAGTCCACCGCATCCTCGGGCTCGTCGCTGTAGATGGAGAGGATGGTGCCGTTGTTGGGCAGCGCGAACCCATCACACGCGTCCGTGGCCGTGACACAGTCGGACAGCGAGAAGTTGCGCATGGCCTGGTCCGCCGGCCACACGTTGTTCTCACGGCACTCGAGCGTCGGCGCCTGCGTGTCCACCACCTGCACCGTGCGGGTGAGCGTCGCGGCCTTGAGCAGCGCGCTGTCCTGCACGTTGTACGTGAGGGTGTAGTTGCCCCGCGCCCAGGCGTTCACGCTGCCCGCCTTGGTGATGGCGCGCGTCAGGTCGCCATAGCACGCGTCCGCCGCGGTGGCTCCCGGGTCGACATAGGCGCCGCTGGCGCACTCGTGCCGCACCGTGGCCGAGCCCACCAGCGAGAGCGTGGGAGGCAGGCGATCCACCACCTTCACCGTGCGCAGCGCCATGGTCGTGTTGCCCGAGGCGTCCCACACCCCGTACTGGATGCTGTACGTGCCCACGGCGCTGGGGTTCGCGCCGCTGCCGTAGGTGTTGAGCTGGCTCGTCATGTCTCCCTGGCACGCGTCATACGCCGTGGCGCCCAGCTCCGTGTACGTGTCCATGCCGCACTCCAGCGTCATGTTGGCCTCGCCGCGGATCGTCACCACGGGCGCCTTCGTGTCCCGGACGGTCACGCTGCGCGTGACGCTCTCCGCCGCGTTCCCGGACGGATCCGTGACGTTGTAGGTGATGGGGTAGGTGCCTGGCGCGACGATGTTCTGCGTGCCCGAGATGGTGATGCGGTGGGTGATGTCCCCGGCGCACAGGTCCGTG harbors:
- a CDS encoding prepilin-type N-terminal cleavage/methylation domain-containing protein, with protein sequence MSTRRRHSGFTLIELMIVVAIIGILAAIAIPNFVRFQARARQSEVNTNLKSLFTGLRTQQRKPPYAIRSTGFSPERGNRYGYHLEDNCSSYEDRSGVDAVQNNSDTCIGVDTFKFNSFPSTFIVESLGAAAWNSKAVNNGMTVSAGIYGTEESWDFLAYGAGDVDNKPANDKADSWVISSSDGQLMANCPATGAPENVAAGEPFNTYNDVNCD
- a CDS encoding prepilin-type N-terminal cleavage/methylation domain-containing protein, translated to MSTRRRHSGFTLIELMIVVAIIGILAAIAIPNFVRFQARARQSEVNTNLKSLFTGLRTQQRMPPPTIRSTGFAPERGNRYSYHLEDNCSSFEDRSGVDAVQNNYDTCIGADTFKFNSFPAVFTVETLAGATWNTKATMNGMAVSAGIYGGVDDWDFLAYGAGDVDNTPHNDKADTWLISSSDGQLIVTCPATGVSEHVSAGEPFNVYNDVSCD